In a single window of the Acinetobacter tibetensis genome:
- a CDS encoding lipocalin family protein: protein MRKNNLPKASWRITKIVIGGAILVGLGAATLAYAQTKPMPVVEKVELDRYLGVWYEVARKPMYFQNKCARDISATYTLNENGNVSVDNRCYSKDGILQQAIGEAFVKNPPFNSKLQVSFLPEAARWIPVARGDYWILKLDDDYQTVLVGEPRRKYMWVLSRTPEAKPEVINEYLEYAKTLGYDLSDLIRTTHSKVKPK from the coding sequence ATGCGTAAAAATAATCTTCCTAAAGCAAGCTGGCGTATTACAAAAATTGTGATTGGTGGGGCAATCTTGGTGGGGTTGGGCGCAGCGACTTTGGCCTATGCGCAAACCAAACCTATGCCTGTGGTGGAAAAGGTTGAATTAGATCGTTATTTGGGTGTTTGGTATGAAGTTGCACGCAAGCCCATGTATTTTCAAAACAAATGTGCAAGAGATATTTCAGCAACCTATACCTTAAATGAAAATGGTAATGTAAGTGTGGATAATCGGTGTTATTCAAAAGATGGCATCTTACAGCAGGCGATAGGTGAGGCTTTTGTTAAGAATCCGCCTTTTAATTCTAAGTTACAGGTAAGTTTCCTGCCAGAAGCAGCACGTTGGATCCCTGTGGCACGAGGGGATTATTGGATTTTAAAACTGGATGATGACTATCAAACGGTGTTAGTCGGTGAACCACGCCGAAAATACATGTGGGTACTCTCGCGTACACCAGAAGCGAAGCCTGAAGTCATCAATGAATATTTAGAATATGCCAAAACACTGGGTTATGATTTGAGTGATTTAATTCGAACAACACACAGTAAAGTCAAACCAAAATAA
- a CDS encoding transposase family protein, whose translation MHNLCMKYIDIQKLTDPQFKRLTGISWSTYKVMIDVLNLHLSSTGRPSKLSIEDQLLLCLSYWREYRTLFHVGMTYGVSEATASRIVRYTEDCLIRSKKFNLPKKLPVGGGLDWDVVIVDATEIVVQRPKKTEEKL comes from the coding sequence ATGCATAATTTATGCATGAAATATATTGATATACAGAAACTGACTGATCCTCAGTTCAAACGCCTAACAGGAATATCTTGGTCTACTTATAAAGTGATGATTGATGTACTCAATCTTCATTTATCATCAACAGGGCGACCCTCTAAATTATCCATAGAAGACCAATTGCTTCTCTGTTTGAGCTATTGGCGTGAGTACCGTACTTTATTCCATGTTGGAATGACTTATGGTGTGTCAGAAGCAACAGCTTCAAGAATTGTTCGCTATACAGAAGACTGTTTAATCCGCTCTAAGAAATTTAATTTACCGAAAAAATTACCTGTTGGTGGAGGTTTAGATTGGGATGTTGTTATCGTAGATGCAACAGAAATAGTCGTACAACGTCCTAAAAAAACAGAAGAAAAGCTATAG
- the rarD gene encoding EamA family transporter RarD gives MYKGVALSVLASVTFGVLYGYTEFLKPLDSEHTFAWRMLSTLPFLTLFMWWSGELKLIAELFKKVFQNPIYLLWLFISSLLCTSQLWLFLWGPINGRGLEVSLGYFLLPLVMVLIGCVLHKEKLSRWQLLAVILAALGVIHEIWRIGSVAWETLYVALAYPLYFYLRRLFKSDHLGGFWWDLFLVLPIAFYLLSDAEALSIIEHYPHLIWAIIGLGFLSALGLGSYILASRFLPFVLFGLLSYLEPVLLAAASIALGEQVAPEEWLTYIPIWCAVLVLVIEGCLHLYKQQRQKRNLERNIAKTDARINDQL, from the coding sequence ATGTATAAAGGCGTAGCACTGTCGGTATTGGCATCCGTCACTTTTGGCGTGCTTTACGGTTATACTGAATTTTTAAAACCCTTAGATAGCGAACATACTTTCGCTTGGCGTATGTTGTCGACGTTACCTTTTTTAACCCTGTTTATGTGGTGGTCAGGCGAACTCAAGCTTATTGCTGAATTATTCAAAAAAGTTTTTCAAAATCCAATTTATCTACTTTGGCTGTTCATTAGTTCTTTATTGTGTACATCGCAGTTGTGGCTATTCCTCTGGGGGCCAATCAATGGGCGTGGTTTAGAAGTATCTTTAGGATATTTTTTATTGCCTTTGGTTATGGTGTTGATCGGATGTGTATTACATAAAGAAAAGCTTTCCCGTTGGCAATTACTGGCAGTCATTTTGGCGGCACTAGGTGTCATACATGAGATTTGGCGCATCGGTAGTGTTGCGTGGGAAACACTGTATGTTGCTTTGGCATACCCTTTATATTTTTATTTACGCCGACTATTCAAATCAGATCACTTAGGTGGTTTTTGGTGGGATTTATTTTTAGTTTTACCGATTGCTTTTTATCTGTTGTCCGATGCAGAAGCTTTAAGCATCATTGAACACTACCCACATTTAATCTGGGCGATTATTGGTTTGGGTTTTTTAAGTGCGCTTGGCTTGGGAAGTTATATTCTGGCGAGCCGTTTTTTACCTTTTGTTTTATTTGGTCTGCTCAGTTACTTAGAACCTGTATTGTTGGCTGCCGCATCCATTGCTTTGGGTGAGCAAGTTGCCCCAGAAGAATGGCTGACTTATATTCCAATTTGGTGTGCGGTGTTGGTCTTGGTGATTGAAGGGTGTTTGCATTTGTACAAGCAGCAGCGTCAAAAGCGCAATCTTGAACGTAATATTGCAAAAACGGATGCACGTATAAATGATCAATTATAA
- a CDS encoding glyceraldehyde-3-phosphate dehydrogenase, with the protein MSKETITALHAEHQGRWKNREEIAEQMIALIGKLYREKNIVVSVFGRSLVNRSVMQILKAHRFTRMMDVELSVVHTFPILQALAKIENIGTAEIDLGKLAVAFKEQGGDVDAFVAAAVKSVEGRATSVEGRDVVLYGFGRIGRILARLMIGQSGLGRGLNLKAIVVRKSSDGDLEKRASLLRRDSIHGPFSGTISVDEENEAIIANGQFIKVIYASNPTEVDYTDYGITNALVIDNTGKWRDAEGLAQHLNCPGAARVILTAPGKGDMKNVVFGVNQADILDEDQIISAASCTTNAITPTLKVLHDKYTVLNGHVETVHSFTNDQNLIDNYHKADRRGRAATLNMVITETGAAKAVAKALPALQGKLTGNSVRVPTPNVSLAILNLTLDKEVDRDEVNEYIRKISISSSLQGQIGYTNSTEVVSSDFIGSRTAGVFDAQATITSGNRLTAYVWYDNEVGYSCQVLRIAEQMGGVSYPKVPAETNA; encoded by the coding sequence GTGAGCAAAGAGACTATTACCGCCCTACATGCAGAGCACCAAGGTCGCTGGAAAAACCGTGAAGAAATCGCGGAACAAATGATTGCTTTAATCGGTAAGCTTTACCGTGAAAAAAATATTGTGGTTTCAGTGTTTGGACGTTCTTTAGTTAACCGTTCAGTTATGCAAATTTTAAAAGCGCACCGTTTCACTCGTATGATGGACGTTGAGCTTTCAGTTGTACATACGTTCCCAATTCTTCAAGCATTGGCGAAAATTGAAAATATCGGTACTGCTGAAATTGATTTAGGTAAATTAGCCGTTGCATTTAAAGAGCAAGGTGGCGATGTTGATGCATTTGTTGCAGCGGCTGTTAAATCTGTAGAAGGTCGTGCGACTTCAGTAGAAGGTCGTGACGTTGTCCTTTACGGTTTTGGTCGTATCGGTCGTATTCTTGCACGTTTAATGATTGGTCAGTCTGGCCTTGGCCGTGGTTTGAACCTAAAAGCGATTGTGGTTCGTAAGTCATCTGATGGTGATTTAGAAAAACGTGCGTCTTTATTACGCCGTGACTCAATTCATGGTCCATTTTCTGGTACGATTTCTGTAGATGAAGAAAACGAAGCAATCATTGCAAACGGTCAATTCATCAAAGTTATTTATGCGTCAAATCCAACTGAAGTTGATTATACCGATTATGGTATTACCAATGCGTTGGTGATTGACAACACGGGTAAATGGCGTGATGCAGAAGGTCTTGCACAACACCTTAACTGCCCAGGTGCTGCACGCGTAATTTTAACTGCACCTGGTAAAGGTGACATGAAAAACGTAGTGTTCGGTGTTAACCAAGCAGACATTCTGGATGAAGATCAAATCATCTCAGCTGCAAGCTGTACAACCAACGCAATCACGCCAACATTGAAAGTATTACATGACAAATACACAGTGTTAAATGGTCACGTTGAAACAGTTCACTCGTTCACAAACGACCAGAACTTAATCGACAACTACCACAAAGCGGATCGTCGTGGTCGTGCTGCGACTTTGAACATGGTAATTACTGAAACTGGTGCGGCTAAAGCAGTTGCGAAAGCACTTCCAGCACTTCAAGGTAAATTAACAGGTAACTCTGTACGTGTTCCAACACCAAACGTTTCACTTGCGATTTTAAACTTAACTTTAGATAAAGAAGTTGATCGTGATGAAGTGAATGAATACATTCGTAAAATCTCAATCAGCTCTAGCCTTCAAGGTCAGATTGGTTATACCAACTCGACGGAAGTTGTATCTTCTGACTTCATTGGTTCGCGTACTGCGGGGGTATTTGACGCGCAAGCGACAATCACTTCAGGCAACCGCTTAACTGCATACGTATGGTATGACAACGAAGTAGGTTATAGCTGCCAAGTATTACGTATTGCTGAACAAATGGGCGGCGTAAGCTATCCAAAAGTTCCTGCTGAAACAAATGCATAA
- a CDS encoding MFS transporter, with protein MQIKRVLAGLAFLGLATLSGVLLAIWVFQHFNIYIPLNNQDVNIDLQEPLQAKVKIHDALDVNVSGKIRAEIPIKEQLDIPLAQTLTPRVYFDSQVPIKTMIPVQETLKVQQNLPIDTRVNVVIMGQNISLPLKGSIPINLDVPIHINVPLEQNVHLKFDAPVRTVLKENLHIPLNATLKTEIPVQGQLNVPIKTALNATVDVQNTLPVKIQKGELKVPLNTLKLSSAQFEQPQLVRAE; from the coding sequence TTGCAAATAAAAAGAGTGCTTGCTGGTTTGGCATTTTTGGGGTTAGCGACCCTCAGCGGTGTCTTACTCGCAATTTGGGTGTTTCAACATTTCAATATTTATATTCCGCTGAACAATCAAGATGTGAATATTGACCTGCAAGAACCACTACAAGCGAAAGTTAAAATTCATGATGCTTTGGATGTGAATGTCTCAGGGAAAATTCGTGCTGAAATTCCAATTAAAGAACAGTTAGACATTCCTTTAGCACAGACATTGACTCCACGAGTTTATTTTGATAGCCAAGTCCCCATTAAAACCATGATTCCTGTGCAGGAAACTTTAAAGGTACAGCAAAATTTACCCATCGATACGCGTGTAAATGTGGTGATTATGGGGCAAAACATCAGCTTACCGTTAAAAGGCTCAATTCCAATCAATCTAGATGTGCCGATTCATATTAATGTGCCATTAGAACAAAATGTGCACTTAAAGTTTGATGCACCCGTACGAACGGTACTGAAAGAGAATTTGCATATTCCGTTAAATGCCACATTAAAGACAGAGATTCCTGTACAAGGACAATTGAATGTCCCAATCAAGACTGCTTTAAATGCCACAGTGGATGTACAAAATACCTTGCCTGTGAAAATTCAGAAGGGGGAATTAAAAGTTCCTTTGAATACGTTAAAGCTCTCATCAGCACAGTTTGAACAACCGCAGTTGGTTCGAGCTGAATAG
- a CDS encoding winged helix-turn-helix transcriptional regulator, which translates to MSTYVTSKLLGQVLSTACPSREILEHLSSKWSLLVLHCLSEGVHRFSELKVKIEGISEKMLSQTLKILEQDGFILRTVYPIVPPKVEYQLTIIGSQVAAKVNEFIYWIERNLPEILEQKPKINI; encoded by the coding sequence ATGAGTACGTATGTAACCAGTAAGTTATTGGGTCAGGTTTTGTCGACAGCTTGTCCTTCCCGCGAAATACTTGAGCATCTTTCCAGTAAATGGTCACTATTAGTGCTGCATTGTTTAAGTGAAGGTGTGCATCGTTTCAGTGAATTAAAAGTAAAAATTGAGGGGATTAGTGAAAAAATGTTGTCGCAAACCCTTAAAATATTAGAACAAGATGGTTTTATTTTACGTACCGTATATCCAATTGTACCACCGAAAGTGGAGTATCAATTGACGATTATAGGTTCGCAGGTTGCGGCAAAGGTCAATGAATTCATTTATTGGATAGAGCGAAATTTACCTGAAATTTTAGAACAGAAACCTAAAATAAATATCTAA
- the cgtA gene encoding Obg family GTPase CgtA: MRFVDEAVITVEAGDGGNGVASFRREKFVPFGGPDGGDGGRGGSVYIQADDNTSTLVDFRYTRRFRAERAKNGRGANCAGRGGEDTVLMVPVGTTIVDTDSGDIIGDLVENGQRVLVAAGGDGGLGNTHFKSSTNRTPRKCTHGFKGEFREIRLELKVLADVGLLGMPNAGKSTFIRAVSAAKPKVADYPFTTMVPNLGVVDADSHRSFVMADIPGLIEGASEGAGLGIRFLKHLARTRILLHIVDVQPIDGSDPAYNAKAILAELKKFSPTLSKLPIVLVLNKVDQLADDTRDEWCQHILDEMQWDGPVFKTSGLMSEGTKPVVYYLMDQIEQQRERELEDPEYAAEVKAFRDQLEAETREQTIAAKEAYREMRRQQRLAGLLDDDEDDNDEDGDDSDMEVFYVR, encoded by the coding sequence ATGCGCTTTGTTGATGAAGCAGTCATTACCGTAGAGGCTGGCGACGGTGGCAATGGCGTAGCCAGTTTTCGCCGTGAAAAATTCGTACCTTTTGGTGGTCCAGACGGTGGTGATGGTGGTCGTGGTGGCAGCGTTTATATTCAAGCTGATGATAATACCAGTACCCTTGTAGACTTCCGTTATACCCGCCGCTTCCGTGCGGAACGTGCTAAAAATGGCCGTGGTGCAAACTGTGCAGGCCGTGGTGGTGAAGACACTGTATTAATGGTTCCTGTGGGTACAACCATTGTTGATACAGATTCTGGCGACATTATTGGTGACTTGGTTGAAAATGGTCAGCGTGTGCTTGTTGCCGCTGGCGGTGATGGTGGTTTAGGTAATACTCACTTTAAATCATCAACCAACCGTACACCGCGTAAATGTACCCATGGTTTTAAAGGTGAATTCCGTGAAATTCGCCTAGAACTTAAAGTATTGGCAGACGTTGGTCTATTGGGTATGCCAAATGCAGGTAAATCAACCTTTATTCGTGCAGTATCAGCAGCAAAACCTAAAGTTGCAGATTATCCGTTTACTACGATGGTGCCAAACCTAGGTGTAGTCGATGCGGACAGCCATCGTTCATTTGTCATGGCGGATATTCCAGGGCTAATTGAAGGTGCTTCAGAAGGTGCGGGTCTTGGTATTCGTTTCCTTAAGCATTTGGCACGTACGCGTATCTTATTGCACATTGTAGATGTACAACCTATCGATGGTTCAGATCCTGCATATAATGCTAAAGCGATTTTGGCTGAGTTGAAAAAATTCTCTCCGACACTTTCAAAGCTGCCAATCGTGCTGGTTTTAAACAAAGTCGATCAGCTCGCAGACGATACGCGTGATGAATGGTGTCAGCATATCCTAGATGAAATGCAGTGGGATGGCCCTGTATTTAAAACTTCAGGTTTGATGTCTGAAGGGACAAAACCAGTTGTGTACTATCTAATGGATCAAATTGAGCAACAACGCGAACGCGAACTTGAAGATCCTGAATACGCAGCAGAAGTGAAAGCATTCCGTGATCAGCTAGAAGCTGAAACACGTGAACAAACCATTGCCGCTAAAGAAGCTTATCGTGAAATGCGTCGTCAACAGCGTCTTGCTGGTCTATTGGACGATGATGAAGACGATAATGATGAAGATGGCGACGACAGCGATATGGAAGTGTTTTACGTTCGTTAA
- the proB gene encoding glutamate 5-kinase, with protein sequence MIEVVDGQRQLKALKRIVVKIGSSLLTANGQGLDLDAISHWAKQIADLHQAGHEIILVSSGAVAEGMVRMKLENRPTDLPSLQACAAIGQMGLIHTWSSVLEQHNIQTAQVLLTHDDLADRRRYLNSCDALQNLIDWRVIPVINENDTVSTDEIRFGDNDTLAAMVAGQVHADLLIILTDQQGMFDSDPRSNPNAKLFHTVRALDESLFDMAGGGGKFGRGGMLTKVRAARLAAKSGCPTLIASGESDQVLARLMAGEMLGTLFITDNDRITAHQQWLAAHLQTAGRLILDDGAVKAIKDNHRSLLPVGVKAVEGHFDRGDVVECVDPSGYRVAVGRVNFSSRSAELVKGLSSDKVYQVLGEARSLEMIHRDHMAIY encoded by the coding sequence ATGATAGAAGTGGTAGATGGGCAACGTCAGCTCAAGGCTTTAAAGCGTATCGTTGTTAAAATCGGATCATCTTTACTCACAGCAAATGGGCAAGGCTTAGATTTAGATGCAATTTCGCATTGGGCGAAACAAATTGCAGATCTACATCAAGCTGGACATGAAATTATTCTTGTCTCCTCTGGTGCTGTGGCTGAAGGTATGGTTCGAATGAAGCTAGAGAATCGACCCACCGATCTACCCAGTCTTCAGGCATGTGCTGCAATTGGTCAAATGGGCTTAATCCATACATGGTCAAGTGTACTCGAACAGCACAACATTCAAACAGCACAAGTACTTTTAACCCATGATGATCTTGCGGATCGTCGTCGTTACCTAAACTCTTGTGATGCTTTGCAGAATTTAATTGATTGGCGCGTGATTCCAGTCATCAATGAGAATGACACAGTTTCAACTGACGAAATTCGTTTTGGTGATAATGATACGCTTGCGGCGATGGTTGCAGGTCAAGTCCATGCTGATTTGTTGATTATCTTAACGGATCAGCAAGGTATGTTTGATTCTGATCCACGCTCAAACCCAAATGCAAAACTATTCCATACCGTGCGGGCTTTAGATGAAAGTTTATTCGATATGGCTGGTGGCGGAGGCAAATTTGGTCGTGGTGGTATGCTCACCAAAGTTCGCGCAGCACGACTGGCGGCCAAGTCAGGTTGTCCGACCCTGATTGCGAGTGGTGAAAGTGATCAAGTGCTTGCCCGTTTAATGGCAGGTGAAATGTTGGGTACGTTGTTTATCACAGACAATGACCGTATTACCGCGCATCAGCAATGGTTGGCCGCACATTTGCAAACTGCGGGACGTCTAATTTTAGATGATGGTGCGGTTAAAGCCATTAAAGACAATCATCGTAGTTTGCTACCTGTGGGTGTGAAAGCGGTTGAAGGGCATTTTGACCGTGGCGATGTTGTGGAGTGTGTTGATCCTTCTGGCTATCGCGTCGCGGTTGGGCGGGTTAATTTTAGTTCGCGTTCGGCTGAATTGGTCAAAGGTTTGTCTTCAGATAAAGTTTATCAAGTTTTGGGCGAAGCACGTTCGCTTGAGATGATTCATCGTGATCATATGGCAATTTACTAA
- a CDS encoding phosphatase PAP2 family protein — protein sequence MTLSELNLSLFSWINVSPEASNASINFAIFIANDLLYCMIALFAWFWLRGDYQIKKQILKAFIFTSIVIFISQCISHIYYHPRPFVMDVGRTLIYHSPNGSFPSDHMLIFSSIAFSYFFSTYRKLGIFLIMLAWLVAWSRIYVGVHFPLDMLGAFVLAFALNLFGLTLWNRYKEKLMEWVLTLHFYLFKPLIQKGYIK from the coding sequence ATGACTCTTTCTGAACTCAATCTCTCGCTTTTTTCATGGATTAATGTATCTCCTGAAGCCAGTAATGCCAGCATTAATTTTGCCATTTTCATTGCCAATGACTTACTCTATTGCATGATTGCGCTTTTTGCTTGGTTTTGGTTACGCGGTGACTACCAAATAAAAAAACAAATTCTTAAAGCTTTTATTTTTACCAGTATTGTCATTTTCATCAGTCAGTGTATTTCACACATCTACTATCATCCACGCCCTTTTGTGATGGATGTCGGACGAACTTTGATTTATCACTCACCCAATGGCTCTTTTCCTAGCGATCATATGCTCATTTTTAGCAGTATTGCTTTTTCTTATTTCTTTTCAACTTACCGTAAACTTGGCATTTTCTTAATTATGCTGGCTTGGTTGGTCGCATGGTCACGCATTTATGTAGGTGTTCATTTTCCTTTAGATATGCTCGGTGCCTTTGTTCTGGCTTTTGCGTTGAATTTGTTTGGTTTAACGCTCTGGAATCGCTATAAAGAAAAACTGATGGAATGGGTACTGACGCTTCATTTCTACTTGTTTAAGCCCCTAATTCAAAAAGGCTATATTAAATAA
- a CDS encoding SIMPL domain-containing protein (The SIMPL domain is named for its presence in mouse protein SIMPL (signalling molecule that associates with mouse pelle-like kinase). Bacterial member BP26, from Brucella, was shown to assemble into a channel-like structure, while YggE from E. coli has been associated with resistance to oxidative stress.), translating into MRHFVLSSLLLGGLFSSTTFAQQTEALNYNLVNVQAEASRQVSNDEMHAVLYIEKSNKQPAELATQITQLMNQAIATSRKYPNVKVETGSQTTYPIYDNDSRKLKEWRGRAEIQIESTDFKAASQLVNELQQNFQTQSINFTVSDAQRKKVENELMIEASKNFQQRAQLLSQSWNKSGYNLVNLNLNTSNNYPQPIMMRSSMAKFADAEAAPMPEVAAGESKITVNANGTVQFK; encoded by the coding sequence ATGCGCCATTTTGTACTTTCTTCCCTCCTCTTAGGTGGCTTATTCAGCAGCACTACTTTTGCACAGCAAACAGAAGCTTTGAATTACAATTTAGTGAACGTACAAGCCGAAGCATCACGTCAAGTTTCCAATGACGAAATGCATGCTGTACTTTATATTGAAAAGAGCAATAAACAACCTGCTGAGCTGGCAACTCAAATCACTCAACTCATGAATCAGGCGATTGCGACTTCGCGTAAGTACCCAAATGTAAAAGTTGAAACTGGGTCTCAAACCACCTATCCAATTTATGACAATGATAGTCGCAAATTAAAAGAATGGCGTGGCCGTGCTGAAATTCAAATTGAAAGTACTGACTTTAAAGCTGCGAGTCAGTTAGTGAATGAATTACAGCAAAACTTTCAAACGCAATCGATCAACTTTACCGTTTCAGATGCTCAGCGTAAAAAAGTTGAAAATGAACTCATGATTGAAGCTTCTAAAAACTTCCAACAACGCGCACAGTTATTGAGTCAGTCATGGAATAAATCAGGCTACAATTTAGTCAATTTAAACTTAAACACCAGTAACAACTACCCTCAGCCGATCATGATGCGTAGCAGTATGGCAAAATTTGCCGATGCAGAAGCAGCACCAATGCCTGAAGTTGCAGCAGGTGAATCTAAAATTACTGTGAATGCGAACGGTACAGTTCAGTTTAAATAA
- a CDS encoding diaminobutyrate--2-oxoglutarate transaminase, whose protein sequence is MSVSSVNPATNSTNEYYLTRQSQMESNVRSYPRKLPLAIAKALGCWVTDVEGTEYLDCLAGAGTLALGHNHPAVVQSIQDTLTSGIPLHTLDLTTPLKDAFTEALLSYLPGGKEEYCLQFCGPSGADATEAAIKLAKTYTGRSSVISFSGGYHGMTHGSLAMTGNLSAKNAVNGLMPGVQFMPYPHEYRCPLGLGGEAGVDALTYFFENFIEDVESGVTKPAAVILEAIQGEGGVVTAPTKWLKKIREVTEKHNIVLILDEVQAGFARSGKMFAYEHAGIEPDVVVMSKAVGGGLPLAVLGIKRKFDAWQPAGHTGTFRGNQLAMGTGLVVLKTITEQNLAQNAQERGDFLQAELKKLAQEFPCIGNVRGRGLMIGVEIVDERKPADHMGSLPADGQLAAAIQAACFDNKLLLEKGGRNGTVIRLLCPLIITQEECVEVIARFKKAIAEALVAVRGAQ, encoded by the coding sequence ATGAGCGTTTCTTCTGTAAACCCTGCCACTAATTCTACTAACGAATACTATTTGACTCGCCAAAGTCAGATGGAATCCAATGTTCGTAGCTATCCACGTAAATTACCGTTAGCGATAGCAAAAGCATTAGGTTGCTGGGTTACCGATGTTGAAGGTACAGAGTACCTTGATTGTTTAGCTGGGGCAGGAACATTGGCATTAGGCCATAATCATCCTGCGGTCGTTCAAAGTATTCAAGATACACTGACAAGCGGCATTCCATTACATACTTTAGATTTAACTACACCGTTGAAAGATGCTTTCACGGAAGCCCTGCTTTCGTATCTTCCAGGCGGTAAAGAAGAGTACTGTTTACAGTTCTGTGGTCCATCTGGTGCAGATGCGACGGAAGCAGCAATTAAACTAGCGAAGACTTATACAGGTCGTAGCTCAGTAATCAGCTTCTCTGGCGGTTATCATGGTATGACACATGGTTCTTTGGCAATGACAGGTAATTTGTCTGCTAAAAATGCTGTGAATGGTTTAATGCCAGGCGTACAGTTTATGCCATATCCGCATGAATACCGTTGCCCACTGGGTTTAGGTGGTGAAGCGGGTGTTGATGCGTTAACGTATTTCTTCGAAAACTTCATTGAAGATGTTGAAAGCGGTGTCACTAAGCCAGCAGCAGTTATTCTTGAAGCGATTCAAGGTGAAGGCGGTGTTGTGACAGCGCCAACCAAATGGTTGAAAAAAATCCGTGAAGTGACTGAAAAGCACAATATCGTATTAATTCTTGACGAAGTTCAAGCAGGCTTTGCTCGTTCAGGTAAAATGTTTGCCTATGAACATGCAGGTATTGAACCAGATGTAGTTGTAATGTCAAAAGCTGTTGGTGGTGGCTTACCACTTGCAGTGCTAGGTATTAAACGCAAGTTTGATGCATGGCAACCAGCGGGTCACACGGGTACTTTCCGTGGTAACCAGTTGGCAATGGGTACTGGCTTAGTCGTATTAAAAACGATTACTGAGCAGAACTTAGCGCAAAATGCACAAGAGCGTGGTGATTTCTTACAAGCTGAATTGAAAAAATTAGCACAAGAATTCCCATGTATTGGTAACGTTCGTGGCCGTGGTTTAATGATTGGTGTTGAAATCGTTGATGAGCGTAAACCAGCTGACCATATGGGTTCTTTACCAGCAGACGGTCAATTGGCAGCAGCAATTCAAGCGGCATGCTTTGATAACAAACTTTTGTTAGAAAAAGGTGGTCGTAACGGTACAGTGATTCGTTTACTTTGCCCATTAATCATTACGCAAGAAGAATGTGTAGAAGTGATTGCTCGCTTTAAGAAAGCAATTGCTGAAGCGCTTGTTGCTGTGCGAGGCGCTCAATAA